Sequence from the Natronomonas marina genome:
TGTGTTTCCTCGCCAGCCTCGTCTTCCTCTTTCTCCTCTTCAGCCGAGAGCTTCCGGACGACAAGCACCGGCCGGTCGGTTCGTTTGACGAGCTGCCCTGGCACGTCGCCGATGATTTGCTTGATGAGCGACGGTTCGGATTCGCCGATGACCAGCACGTCGTGATTGGCCGCGGCGTCTACGATATCGTCGACGGGCGTGTCGGATTCGAGGTTTACCGTGTCGATTCGGTCGGCGCCGACACCGGCGTCGAGCAGTTCGTCGGCCGCCCCCCTGAGCATGACCTTCCCGGCCTCGTTGTCCTCGTCGGTTTCTGCGGCATGCAGGAGCGTGACCGTCGCCTCGCTATCCGTCAGCAGAACGCCGACGACAGAGAGAATAGCCGAGAGATTGACGTCGGCCCGGATCGGCACGAGAACGCGCTCGACCCGCTGGACGGCTCCGGGGACCAAGACGACGCCACAGTCGTACTCGTCGGCGAGCCGGTCGACCGTCGTCGACCGGTCCCGGGTGAAGACGACGACCGTTTCGACCGCCGTGTCGGTGTCCTGGAACTCGGCTGCGATGGCTTCGATGCGTTCGATTGCCTCGTCACCGTGGGCCTCCCGGAGCTGCTCGGGGGGCGTCTGGTCGGGGGCGGGATACCAGCCGCCAAGGACGACCCGGGCAGGCTCGAGGAGTTCGAGGAGTTGCGGGTCGGGTTGCTCGTCCGTCGAAACGTCGACGGGAACGAGCACCGACGGTTTGTTGGTGTTCTCGGGCATCGGAATCAGCGCTCCTTGCGGACCACGAGGACCGCTCGGCCGGTCCGCGCGTGAATACGGTCCGGTAGTTCGCCGAGCACGCGCTCGGGAAGTGACGGCTCTTCATCGCCCATGATGACGAAGTCGTGCTCGTCAGCCAGTTCGA
This genomic interval carries:
- a CDS encoding universal stress protein, giving the protein MPENTNKPSVLVPVDVSTDEQPDPQLLELLEPARVVLGGWYPAPDQTPPEQLREAHGDEAIERIEAIAAEFQDTDTAVETVVVFTRDRSTTVDRLADEYDCGVVLVPGAVQRVERVLVPIRADVNLSAILSVVGVLLTDSEATVTLLHAAETDEDNEAGKVMLRGAADELLDAGVGADRIDTVNLESDTPVDDIVDAAANHDVLVIGESEPSLIKQIIGDVPGQLVKRTDRPVLVVRKLSAEEEKEEDEAGEETQE